Proteins encoded together in one Coffea arabica cultivar ET-39 chromosome 2c, Coffea Arabica ET-39 HiFi, whole genome shotgun sequence window:
- the LOC113724083 gene encoding phospholipase A(1) DAD1, chloroplastic-like, with amino-acid sequence MVPSPFFQFNQKIKRKMSLSSPLKPVTTPCISKPSPKLSFPCNSSLATLPSKSITKSLSMDNVQASNYIELDSGSASTSASSSSSWTLPTRPGSLGASWMDIQGMKNWEGLLDPLDNNLRGEIIRYGHFVEAAYRSCEFEPSSPSYSKCRFSKRKLLVQSGFSETGYRITENLHATSGIQLPGWIERAPSWISMRSSWIGYVAVCQDKRVISKLGRRDVVIALRGTVTCLEWLENLRATLTPLSNDNAASEVGANDYSSCPMVESGFLSLYTSRVGTSPSLQDLVRQESGRILETYGDEPLSFTITGHSLGAALATLAAYDIKETFKCEPLVTVISFGGPRVGNQSFRCHLEEQGTKVLRIVNSDDLITKMPGFVIDNNEDNLTKHNNEPAPAGQMVKLLSWIQKIAEDSQWVYADVGCELRLSSRDSPYVNGFDFASCHELKTYLHLVNGFVSSNCPIRATARKLMNKSLVP; translated from the coding sequence ATGGTACCAAGTCCTTTTtttcaattcaatcaaaaaattaaaagaaaaatgagccTCTCATCCCCACTTAAGCCAGTAACAACCCCATGCATTTCCAAACCAAGTCCAAAATTATCGTTTCCATGCAACAGTAGCCTTGCCACTCTACCTTCTAAATCAATTACCAAAAGCCTGAGCATGGACAACGTCCAAGCTTCAAACTACATAGAACTCGACAGTGGCTCAGCCTCAACATCAGCAtcgtcttcatcatcttggACGTTGCCCACAAGACCGGGCAGCCTCGGCGCAAGTTGGATGGATATACAAGGAATGAAGAACTGGGAAGGTTTGTTAGACCCTCTTGACAATAATTTGCGAGGTGAAATCATTCGATATGGCCATTTTGTCGAAGCTGCCTATCGATCATGCGAGTTTGAGCCCTCATCACCTTCCTATTCCAAGTGCCGATTCTCCAAGAGAAAGTTACTAGTCCAATCCGGGTTTTCTGAAACTGGCTACAGAATTACTGAGAATCTACATGCCACATCAGGAATCCAGCTGCCGGGGTGGATTGAGAGGGCGCCCAGTTGGATTTCAATGCGGTCTAGTTGGATCGGCTACGTCGCGGTTTGCCAGGACAAGAGAGTAATTTCCAAGCTTGGCCGGAGAGACGTGGTGATAGCCCTTCGCGGGACTGTCACGTGCCTCGAGTGGCTTGAGAATCTAAGAGCAACTCTAACTCCTCTCTCCAATGATAATGCAGCCTCAGAAGTCGGCGCAAATGATTACTCCTCTTGCCCAATGGTGGAAAGCGGTTTCTTGAGTCTATATACTTCAAGAGTGGGAACATCCCCAAGCCTGCAAGATTTGGTGAGGCAAGAAAGCGGCAGGATTCTTGAAACTTATGGCGATGAACCCTTAAGTTTCACCATCACCGGCCATTCTTTAGGGGCAGCACTTGCAACCCTTGCGGCCTATGATATCAAAGAAACCTTCAAATGTGAACCCCTTGTGACGGTTATCTCCTTTGGTGGTCCAAGAGTTGGGAACCAAAGCTTCAGATGTCACCTTGAAGAACAAGGCACTAAAGTCTTACGTATAGTAAATTCAGACGATCTAATAACTAAGATGCCTGGTTTTGTGATCGATAATAATGAAGATAATTTGACTAAACATAATAATGAACCTGCACCGGCGGGCCAGATGGTAAAACTCTTGAGTTGGATCCAAAAAATTGCGGAAGATAGCCAATGGGTGTATGCTGATGTGGGATGCGAGCTCCGCCTAAGCAGCCGTGATTCACCTTATGTGAATGGCTTCGACTTTGCATCATGCCATGAGCTCAAGACATATCTACACTTGGTTAATGGATTTGTCAGCTCAAATTGTCCAATAAGAGCCACGGCCAGAAAATTGATGAACAAATCTCTTGTACCATGA